One stretch of Methylococcus capsulatus DNA includes these proteins:
- a CDS encoding site-specific DNA-methyltransferase: MQPSSPRPSPRHPQPAHGPPSAGFFVSEAPILDTLAVTYRKVETLIPYARNPRTHSDEQVARIAASIAEFGWTNPILVDGDHGVIAGHGRLLAARKLGLAEVPVIELAHLTPAQKRAYVIADNRLALDAGWDQAMLALEFAELADAGFDLDLTGFSASEVEGLLDAIEETEPSAEEDTSALVRDPDEDDVTPPTVAVTRPGDLWLIGEHRLLCADSRDAAAVARLINGERAHLLFTSPPYANQRDYTTGGIVDWNALMQGVFGAARSALHEDAQILVNLGLVHRDGEWQPYWDGWIEWMRTQGWRRFGWYVWDQSVTVPGDWAGRLAPRHEFVFHFNRQARKPNKIVPCKWAGHETHLRADGSSTAMRAKDGKVGEWNHAGQPTQEFRIPDSVVEVTRQRGRIGEGIDHPAVFPLGLPKFFIEAYTDAGEIVFEPFAGSGTTLLAGQHTDRKVRAIELAPEYVDVALRRWLQHHPGTVPVLEGSGRTFAEVAAERLGETAEVTA, encoded by the coding sequence TTGCAGCCCTCCAGCCCGAGACCTTCTCCCCGACACCCCCAGCCCGCCCACGGTCCGCCGTCGGCGGGCTTCTTCGTTTCCGAGGCACCGATTCTGGACACGCTCGCCGTCACGTACCGCAAGGTCGAGACGCTGATCCCCTACGCCCGCAATCCGCGCACGCACAGCGACGAGCAGGTCGCGCGCATCGCCGCCAGCATCGCCGAGTTCGGCTGGACCAACCCGATCCTGGTCGATGGCGACCACGGTGTGATCGCCGGCCATGGCCGGCTGCTGGCCGCACGCAAGCTGGGGCTCGCCGAGGTGCCGGTGATCGAGCTTGCGCACCTGACGCCTGCGCAGAAGCGCGCCTACGTGATCGCCGACAACCGGCTCGCACTCGACGCCGGCTGGGACCAGGCGATGTTGGCGCTGGAGTTCGCCGAACTGGCCGACGCCGGCTTCGATCTGGACCTGACCGGCTTCTCGGCCTCCGAGGTCGAAGGCCTGCTCGATGCCATCGAGGAGACCGAACCGTCCGCCGAAGAGGACACGAGTGCTTTGGTCCGCGACCCGGACGAGGACGACGTCACACCGCCCACGGTGGCGGTCACGCGCCCCGGCGATCTGTGGCTGATCGGTGAACACCGACTGCTCTGCGCCGACAGCCGCGACGCGGCCGCCGTCGCGCGCCTCATCAATGGCGAGCGCGCTCACCTGCTCTTTACCAGCCCGCCGTATGCCAATCAGCGCGACTACACCACCGGCGGAATCGTTGACTGGAACGCGCTCATGCAGGGCGTGTTCGGCGCCGCCCGCAGCGCGCTGCACGAGGACGCGCAAATCCTGGTCAACCTCGGCCTGGTCCATCGCGACGGCGAGTGGCAGCCGTACTGGGACGGCTGGATCGAATGGATGCGCACTCAGGGCTGGCGCCGCTTCGGCTGGTACGTCTGGGATCAGTCGGTGACCGTGCCCGGCGACTGGGCCGGGCGCCTCGCGCCGCGCCACGAGTTCGTGTTCCACTTCAACCGCCAGGCGCGCAAGCCGAACAAGATCGTGCCCTGCAAGTGGGCCGGTCACGAGACGCATCTGCGCGCCGATGGGTCATCCACCGCGATGCGCGCCAAGGATGGCAAGGTCGGCGAATGGAACCACGCCGGACAGCCCACGCAGGAGTTCCGCATCCCGGATTCCGTCGTCGAGGTGACGCGCCAGCGCGGCCGCATCGGTGAAGGCATCGATCATCCGGCGGTGTTCCCGCTGGGCCTGCCGAAGTTCTTCATCGAGGCCTACACCGACGCGGGCGAGATCGTCTTCGAGCCGTTCGCGGGCTCCGGCACCACGCTGCTGGCCGGGCAACACACCGACCGCAAAGTGCGCGCCATCGAACTCGCCCCCGAGTACGTGGACGTCGCGCTGCGCCGCTGGCTGCAGCACCACCCGGGCACGGTGCCGGTGCTGGAGGGCAGCGGCCGGACCTTCGCCGAAGTCGCCGCCGAGCGGCTGGGCGAGACGGCGGAGGTCACTGCATGA
- a CDS encoding crossover junction endodeoxyribonuclease RuvC — protein MSSPPTRRGLPGIDGRDREPGTAILSLDLGTRTGWAVLGRDGSITSGSESFKPQRFEGGGMRYLRFKRWLAEIKQSADGLDAVYFEEVRRHAGVDAAHAYGGFMAQLTAWCEHHGIPYQGVPVGTIKKHATGKGNASKDEMMAAVRARGHAPADDDEADALALLHWAIQHHDAAQED, from the coding sequence GTGTCCTCTCCCCCGACCCGAAGGGGTCTGCCCGGCATCGACGGTCGGGATCGTGAACCGGGCACGGCCATCCTGAGCCTCGACCTCGGCACCCGGACCGGCTGGGCGGTGCTCGGCCGTGACGGCTCCATCACCAGCGGCTCGGAGTCCTTCAAGCCCCAGCGCTTCGAGGGCGGCGGCATGCGCTACCTGCGCTTCAAGCGCTGGCTTGCCGAGATCAAGCAATCGGCGGACGGGTTGGATGCGGTGTACTTCGAGGAGGTCCGCCGCCACGCCGGAGTGGATGCCGCCCACGCCTACGGCGGTTTCATGGCGCAGCTCACCGCCTGGTGCGAGCACCACGGCATTCCCTACCAGGGCGTGCCGGTGGGCACGATCAAGAAGCACGCCACCGGCAAGGGCAATGCGAGCAAGGACGAGATGATGGCGGCCGTGCGTGCGCGGGGCCACGCCCCGGCGGACGACGACGAGGCCGACGCCCTGGCGCTGTTGCACTGGGCAATCCAGCATCACGACGCGGCGCAGGAGGACTGA
- a CDS encoding site-specific DNA-methyltransferase: protein MSWLADRIEHWPIDKLLPYVRNARQHSDEQIAQIAASIAEFGFVNPILTGADGVLVAGHGRLAAARKLGLPTVPVVVLDHLTPTQRRALVLADNRLAELATWDDALLRIELEALQDDGFDLDLTGFDADALAELLADEEPQIDGRTEDDAIPEMPEEPVSRPGDVWRLGPHRLVCGDATTAEAYARLFPDGERADMVFTDPPYNVNYANSARDKLRGKHRPILNDALGEGFYDFLYDALALIMAHTRGAIYVAMSSSELDTLQAAFRAAGGHWSTFIIWAKNTFTLGRSDYQRQYEPILYGWPEGATRHWCGDRDQGDVWQIKKPAKNDLHPTMKPVDLVERAIRNSSRPGDVVLDPFGGSGTTLIAAEKAGRVARLIELDPKYADVIVRRWQDWTGQQATREADGLAFDQAASDSSAIAQ, encoded by the coding sequence ATGAGCTGGCTGGCCGATCGCATCGAGCACTGGCCGATCGACAAGCTGCTGCCCTACGTGCGCAACGCCCGCCAGCACTCGGACGAGCAGATCGCCCAGATCGCGGCCTCCATCGCGGAGTTCGGCTTCGTCAATCCCATTCTCACCGGCGCCGACGGTGTGCTGGTCGCGGGCCATGGGCGGCTTGCCGCCGCGCGCAAGCTGGGCCTGCCCACCGTGCCGGTGGTGGTGCTCGATCACCTGACGCCCACCCAACGACGGGCACTGGTGCTCGCGGACAACCGGCTCGCGGAACTCGCGACCTGGGACGATGCCCTGCTGCGCATCGAACTGGAGGCGCTGCAGGACGATGGCTTCGATCTCGATCTCACCGGGTTCGACGCCGATGCACTGGCAGAACTGCTGGCCGATGAGGAACCACAGATCGATGGCCGGACGGAGGACGATGCCATCCCGGAGATGCCGGAAGAGCCGGTGTCTCGGCCGGGCGACGTCTGGCGGCTCGGGCCGCACCGCCTGGTCTGCGGGGACGCGACCACCGCCGAGGCCTACGCGCGCCTGTTTCCGGACGGCGAGCGGGCGGACATGGTGTTCACCGATCCGCCCTACAACGTCAACTACGCCAACTCGGCCCGCGACAAGCTGCGCGGCAAACACCGCCCCATCCTCAACGATGCGCTGGGCGAAGGCTTCTACGATTTCCTCTACGACGCGCTGGCGCTGATCATGGCGCACACCCGAGGCGCGATCTACGTCGCCATGTCCTCCAGCGAACTGGACACGCTGCAAGCGGCCTTCCGCGCCGCCGGCGGGCACTGGTCGACCTTCATCATCTGGGCCAAGAACACCTTCACGCTGGGCCGCTCGGACTACCAGCGCCAGTACGAGCCGATCCTCTACGGCTGGCCCGAAGGCGCGACGCGCCACTGGTGCGGCGACCGCGACCAGGGCGACGTCTGGCAGATCAAGAAGCCAGCGAAGAACGATCTGCACCCGACCATGAAGCCGGTGGATCTGGTCGAGCGTGCCATCCGCAACTCCAGCCGCCCGGGCGACGTGGTGCTGGACCCCTTCGGCGGCTCGGGCACGACCTTGATCGCCGCCGAGAAGGCCGGGCGCGTGGCGCGGCTGATCGAGCTCGACCCGAAGTATGCGGACGTGATCGTGCGGCGCTGGCAGGACTGGACGGGCCAGCAAGCCACCCGCGAGGCGGATGGCCTGGCCTTCGATCAGGCGGCGAGCGACTCGTCGGCGATCGCGCAGTGA
- a CDS encoding DUF3489 domain-containing protein, whose protein sequence is MSTITLTPAQHAILAHALEHSDGRIDWFPEHIQGGARRKVLDGLANRALIARQGEVWVVADAGYEALGVPRPGARTAPRQSFVAQLDAVIARAEQVQTARDEADLEAAVNAAEAAWAQDAHRSAEPRRPRADSKQAQVIAMLQRPEGATLRQIMDSTGWQAHTVRGTLAGALKKKLGLTIVSERSPGGERVYRLA, encoded by the coding sequence ATGAGCACCATCACCCTGACCCCCGCCCAGCACGCGATCCTGGCCCATGCGCTCGAGCACAGCGACGGCCGAATCGACTGGTTCCCCGAGCACATCCAAGGCGGTGCCCGCCGCAAGGTGCTCGACGGCCTGGCCAACCGCGCCCTGATCGCCCGCCAGGGCGAGGTCTGGGTCGTTGCCGACGCAGGCTACGAGGCCTTGGGCGTGCCGCGCCCGGGTGCCCGCACCGCCCCGCGCCAGTCCTTCGTCGCCCAGCTCGATGCGGTGATCGCCCGGGCCGAGCAGGTGCAGACGGCGCGCGACGAGGCCGACCTGGAGGCGGCGGTGAACGCCGCCGAAGCGGCCTGGGCGCAGGATGCGCATCGCAGCGCCGAGCCGCGCCGCCCCCGCGCCGACAGCAAGCAGGCGCAGGTGATCGCGATGCTGCAGCGTCCCGAAGGCGCCACCCTCCGCCAGATCATGGACAGCACCGGCTGGCAGGCGCACACGGTGCGCGGCACCTTGGCCGGGGCGCTGAAGAAGAAACTGGGCCTGACGATCGTCTCCGAGAGATCCCCGGGCGGCGAGCGCGTCTACCGGCTTGCCTGA
- a CDS encoding DUF6362 family protein: MAEWTVERVAERFREAAITAHRLPPVRVQGYFNTWPAIRRMPWETLGAEPSIRRFPPSPEAIERMLETMRWVLWLEEEERHLVWMRAERHRWRDICARFGCDRTTAWRRWQKALDIVACRLNEQTRRTVASLS, encoded by the coding sequence ATGGCTGAGTGGACCGTCGAGCGTGTGGCCGAACGCTTCCGGGAGGCGGCCATCACCGCCCACCGCCTGCCGCCCGTGCGCGTGCAGGGCTACTTCAACACCTGGCCCGCGATCCGGCGCATGCCCTGGGAGACGCTGGGGGCCGAACCCTCGATCCGGCGCTTCCCACCCAGCCCTGAGGCTATCGAGCGCATGCTCGAGACCATGCGCTGGGTCTTGTGGCTGGAGGAAGAGGAACGCCACCTGGTATGGATGCGCGCCGAGCGCCACCGCTGGCGCGACATCTGCGCCCGCTTCGGCTGCGACCGGACCACGGCGTGGCGGCGGTGGCAGAAGGCGCTCGACATCGTCGCCTGCCGTCTGAACGAGCAGACCCGCCGGACGGTGGCCAGCCTTTCATGA
- a CDS encoding phage terminase large subunit family protein produces the protein MDEFAYEGWDAIERAWREGLTPDPLLTVSEWADRHRVLSSKASSEPGRWRTSRTPYLKAIMDCLSPTSPIERVVFMKGAQVGATETGSNWIGYVIHHAPGPMMAVWPTVEMAKRNSKQRIDPLIEESPVLCELIAPARSRDSGNTILAKEFRGGVLVMTGANSAVGLRSMPVRYLFLDEVDAYPLDVEGEGDAISLAEARTRTFARRKIFIVSTPTIAGASAIEREYEASDQRRYFVPCPHCSHRQWLRFEQLRWEKGRPETAAYVCESCETAIAEHHKTWMLEHGEWRATAEGSGKTAGFHLSSLYSPLGWRAWCEIAAAWEAAVSKESGSAAAIKTFKNTELGETWVEEGEAPDWQRLLERREDYAIGTIPAGGLLLTAGADVQKDRIEVSVWAFGRGKEAWLIEHRVLMGDTARDAVWKALGGMLAETWTHASGAAMPLARLALDTGFATQEAYAFVRACRDARVMAVKGVRTGSMGGAALIGTPTAVDVSQAGKKLRRGIKVYAVAVGLAKLEFYNHLRQSAEVADDGVTVTYPAGFVHLPKIDAEFIQQLCAEQLITRRDRNGFPVREWQKVRERNEALDCYVYARAAAAAAGLDRFEERHWRELERQLGLASPPALETPTESITEATHRGGLGVSGNRNTGRRVIKSRWLS, from the coding sequence ATGGACGAGTTCGCCTATGAGGGCTGGGACGCCATCGAGCGCGCTTGGCGCGAGGGCCTCACGCCGGACCCGCTGCTCACCGTCTCCGAATGGGCCGACCGTCACCGGGTGCTGTCGAGCAAGGCCTCGAGCGAGCCGGGGCGCTGGCGCACCAGCCGCACGCCGTATCTGAAGGCGATCATGGACTGCCTGTCGCCGACCTCGCCCATCGAGCGCGTGGTGTTCATGAAGGGCGCGCAGGTGGGCGCAACCGAGACCGGCTCGAACTGGATCGGCTACGTGATCCACCACGCCCCCGGGCCGATGATGGCGGTGTGGCCCACCGTGGAGATGGCCAAGCGCAACTCCAAGCAGCGCATCGACCCGCTGATCGAGGAGTCGCCGGTGCTCTGCGAACTCATCGCCCCGGCACGCTCGCGCGACTCGGGCAACACCATCCTCGCCAAGGAGTTCCGCGGCGGCGTGCTGGTGATGACCGGCGCGAACAGCGCGGTGGGCCTGCGCTCGATGCCGGTGCGCTATCTCTTTCTCGACGAGGTGGACGCCTACCCGCTCGATGTCGAGGGGGAGGGCGATGCGATCTCGCTCGCTGAGGCGCGCACGCGCACCTTTGCGCGGCGCAAGATCTTCATCGTCTCGACGCCGACGATCGCGGGCGCCTCGGCCATCGAGCGTGAGTACGAGGCCAGCGATCAGCGCCGCTACTTCGTGCCCTGCCCGCATTGCTCGCACCGGCAGTGGCTGCGCTTCGAGCAACTGCGTTGGGAGAAGGGCCGGCCCGAGACGGCGGCGTATGTGTGCGAATCATGCGAGACGGCGATCGCCGAGCACCACAAGACCTGGATGCTGGAGCACGGCGAGTGGCGCGCGACGGCGGAAGGCTCGGGCAAGACGGCGGGGTTTCATCTGTCGTCGCTGTACAGCCCGCTGGGCTGGCGCGCCTGGTGCGAGATCGCCGCTGCGTGGGAAGCCGCCGTCAGTAAAGAGTCGGGATCGGCCGCTGCCATCAAGACTTTCAAGAACACCGAGCTCGGCGAGACCTGGGTCGAGGAGGGCGAAGCGCCCGACTGGCAACGCCTGCTGGAGCGCCGCGAGGACTATGCCATCGGCACCATTCCCGCAGGCGGCCTGCTGCTCACCGCCGGCGCCGACGTGCAGAAGGACCGCATCGAGGTCTCGGTCTGGGCCTTCGGGCGCGGCAAGGAGGCCTGGCTCATCGAGCACCGGGTGCTGATGGGCGACACCGCACGGGATGCGGTGTGGAAGGCGCTGGGCGGGATGCTCGCCGAGACCTGGACCCATGCCTCGGGCGCGGCCATGCCGCTGGCCCGCTTGGCGCTGGACACCGGCTTTGCGACACAGGAGGCCTACGCCTTCGTGCGCGCCTGCCGCGACGCGCGGGTGATGGCGGTCAAGGGCGTGCGGACGGGTTCGATGGGGGGCGCAGCCCTGATCGGCACACCGACGGCGGTCGATGTCTCGCAGGCGGGCAAGAAGCTGCGCCGGGGCATCAAGGTGTATGCGGTCGCGGTGGGGCTCGCCAAACTCGAGTTCTACAACCACCTGCGCCAGAGCGCGGAGGTGGCCGACGACGGCGTGACGGTGACCTACCCGGCCGGTTTCGTCCACCTGCCCAAGATCGACGCCGAGTTCATCCAGCAGCTCTGCGCCGAGCAACTGATCACCCGCCGCGACAGGAATGGCTTTCCGGTGCGGGAGTGGCAGAAGGTGCGCGAGCGCAACGAAGCGCTGGACTGCTACGTGTATGCCCGTGCTGCTGCTGCGGCCGCAGGGCTCGACCGCTTCGAGGAACGCCACTGGCGCGAACTGGAGCGGCAACTGGGGCTGGCCAGTCCGCCAGCCCTTGAAACACCTACTGAATCGATCACCGAGGCCACCCATCGAGGTGGCCTGGGTGTTTCTGGCAACCGCAACACCGGCCGGCGCGTGATCAAGAGCCGCTGGCTGTCCTGA
- a CDS encoding phage portal protein has product MGWWHTLKRRLLGTSPTYDGVGGGRRAVAWQVGNPGAVAALAFTQNELRAKSRDLARRNAWAAAGIEAFVANAIGTGIKPQSMVEDAAVREAIHALWWDWVEEADAAGLTDFYGLQALATRAMLEGGEALVRLRWRRPEDGLPVGLQLQVLEPEHLPTTLNRDLPSGHVIRAGIEFDRLGRRVAYHLTRSHPGDGSLAPMSGTGTSAGGLDTVRVGASEVIHLFRPLRPGQIRGEPWLARALVKLHELDQYDDAELVRKKTAAMFAGFITRLAPEDSLMGEGLPDAQGAALAGLEPGTLQILEPGEDIKFSAPADVGASYGEFMRQQFRAVAAAMGITYEMLTGDLTQVNYSSIRAGLLEFRRRCEAIQHGVIVHQLCRPVWRAWMEQAVLEGALSLPGYARRRRAYQAAKWIPQGWQWVDPLKEFNALKLAIRAGLMSRSEAISAYGYDAEDIDREIAADNRRADELGLVFDSDPRHDQASRLVPTPAPDTELQD; this is encoded by the coding sequence ATGGGCTGGTGGCATACCCTCAAGCGCCGGCTGCTCGGCACCAGCCCCACCTACGACGGCGTGGGCGGCGGCCGCAGGGCCGTGGCCTGGCAGGTCGGCAACCCCGGGGCGGTCGCGGCGCTGGCTTTCACGCAGAACGAACTGCGCGCCAAGAGCCGCGATCTCGCCCGGCGCAACGCCTGGGCGGCCGCGGGCATCGAGGCGTTCGTCGCCAACGCCATCGGCACCGGCATCAAGCCGCAGAGCATGGTCGAGGACGCCGCGGTACGCGAGGCCATCCACGCCCTGTGGTGGGACTGGGTGGAGGAGGCCGATGCGGCGGGCTTGACCGACTTCTACGGCCTGCAGGCACTCGCCACTCGCGCGATGCTCGAAGGCGGCGAGGCGCTGGTGCGCCTGCGCTGGCGCCGTCCGGAGGACGGTCTGCCGGTGGGCCTGCAGCTGCAGGTGCTCGAGCCCGAACACCTGCCGACGACGCTCAACCGCGACCTGCCCTCGGGCCACGTCATCCGCGCCGGCATCGAGTTCGACCGGCTCGGGCGGCGCGTGGCCTATCACCTGACCCGCTCGCACCCTGGGGATGGAAGCCTGGCGCCGATGTCGGGCACGGGTACCTCCGCGGGAGGTCTCGACACCGTGCGCGTGGGTGCCTCCGAGGTCATCCACCTGTTCCGCCCGCTGCGCCCGGGGCAGATCCGCGGCGAGCCGTGGCTCGCCCGCGCCCTGGTGAAGCTGCACGAACTCGACCAGTACGACGACGCGGAACTGGTGCGCAAGAAGACCGCGGCGATGTTCGCCGGCTTCATCACGCGGCTCGCGCCCGAGGACAGCCTGATGGGCGAAGGGCTGCCGGACGCCCAGGGTGCGGCACTGGCCGGGCTGGAACCCGGCACCTTGCAGATCCTGGAGCCGGGCGAGGACATCAAGTTCTCGGCGCCGGCCGACGTGGGCGCGAGCTACGGCGAGTTCATGCGCCAGCAGTTCCGGGCCGTGGCCGCCGCCATGGGCATCACCTACGAGATGCTCACCGGTGATCTCACCCAGGTGAACTACTCCAGCATCCGCGCGGGGCTGCTGGAGTTCCGCCGCCGTTGCGAGGCCATCCAGCACGGGGTGATCGTGCACCAGCTGTGCCGCCCGGTGTGGCGGGCCTGGATGGAGCAGGCCGTGCTCGAAGGGGCGCTGAGCCTGCCCGGCTACGCCCGCCGCCGGCGCGCGTACCAGGCCGCCAAGTGGATCCCGCAGGGCTGGCAGTGGGTCGATCCGCTCAAGGAGTTCAACGCGCTCAAGCTCGCGATCCGCGCCGGGCTGATGAGCCGCTCGGAGGCGATCTCGGCCTACGGCTACGACGCCGAAGACATCGACCGCGAGATCGCCGCCGACAACCGGCGCGCCGATGAACTGGGGCTGGTCTTCGACTCGGATCCGCGGCACGACCAAGCATCGAGGCTGGTGCCGACACCTGCGCCCGACACCGAACTTCAGGACTGA
- a CDS encoding phage head-tail joining protein, with protein MAYTQADLEALQAALAKGEKRVSFGDKTVEYRSVEELQAAIRQVKRDLFEQAVATGLWPGAPRQIRLHTTKGT; from the coding sequence ATGGCCTACACCCAAGCCGACCTCGAGGCCCTGCAAGCCGCGCTCGCCAAGGGCGAGAAGCGCGTGAGCTTCGGCGACAAGACGGTCGAGTACCGCAGCGTGGAGGAACTGCAGGCCGCTATTCGCCAGGTGAAACGCGACCTCTTCGAGCAGGCCGTAGCCACGGGCCTATGGCCCGGCGCGCCGCGACAGATCCGCCTTCACACGACCAAGGGGACGTGA